In one window of Falco cherrug isolate bFalChe1 chromosome 12, bFalChe1.pri, whole genome shotgun sequence DNA:
- the LRRC42 gene encoding leucine-rich repeat-containing protein 42 isoform X1, translating into MSYCLHSESHLDTGPIYVRENGKLHMVNQDAGGIQNVTPKPRPFRLFSRGFSVELCMNREDDRARRQRTDHFIFTYTKEGNLRYSAKSLFSLVLGYISDNVDHIDSLIGFPEQIAEKLFSAAEARQKFTEPVTGLRALQKFTEAYGNLVLCSLCLRNRYLVISEKLEEIKSFRELTCLDLSCCKLGDEHELLEHLTKEALSSVKRLLLKDNSLSDAGLRRMTAPVRVLKKGLENLLVLDLSCNPKITDVGIGYLLSFKKLNCLDISGTSLKDVNAVIKRIQIQIGLVHSKVPLKEFDHSNCKTEGWAEQTVLQWEQAVMEAIKPQDNLRSRTAALHFYGKTHRIEEVVKCKLAEAETKASGNLQFYKEKVQNCHLPLKKEVAGSHELKKNKKRVLAEQERERTSKQKHLCLTVEDWDLLNTY; encoded by the exons ATGTCTTACTGTCTCCACTCAGAAAGCCACTTGGATACTGGGCCAATATACGTGCGCGAAAATGGGAAGCTGCACATGGTAAATCAGGATGCAGGTGGCATACAGAATGTCACTCCCAAACCGAGACCTTTTAGGCTATTTTCCAGAGGATTTTCGGTGGAGCTTTGTATGAACAGGGAGGATGATAGGGCGAGGAGACAGAGGACTGATCATTTCATCTTCACGTACACTAAGGAGGGGAACCTCCGGTACTCGGCCAAGTCTCTCTTCAGCCTAGTGCTGGGTTACATTTCTGACAACGTTGATCACATTGACTCGTTGATTGGTTTCCCAGAGCAGATTGCTGAAAAGctcttttcagctgcagaagcaaGACAAAAGTTCACAGAACCGGTAACGGGACTGAGAGCTCTACAGAAGTTTACTGAAGCATATGGCAATTTGGTGCTATGTTCATTATGCTTACGGAATAG ATACCTGGTTATCTCTGAAAAGCTAGAAGAAATTAAGTCTTTCCGGGAGCTGACATGTTTAGATCTCTCCTGTTGTAAACTGGGAGATGAACATGAACTGCTGGAGCACCTCACCAAAGAGGCTCTGTCTAG CGTAAAACGGCTTCTCCTGAAAGACAACTCTTTATCAGATGCAGGCCTTCGCAGAATGACGGCACCAGTACGAGTACTGAAAAAGGGACTTGAGAATCTTTTGGTATTAGACTTGTCCT GTAACCCTAAAATCACAGATGTGGGAATTGGATACCTTCTTTCCTTCAAGAAATTGAATTGTTTGGACATTTCTGGGACAAGTCTCAAG GACGTTAATGCCGTCATCAAGCGGATCCAAATACAGATTGGCCTCGTTCACTCAAAAGTGCCCCTGAAAGAATTTGATCATAGTAACTGCAAAACAGAGGGCTGGGCAGAACAG ACAGTTTTGCAGTGGGAGCAGGCAGTTATGGAGGCCATCAAGCCACAAGACAACTTGAGATCcaggacagcagctctgcacttcT aTGGCAAGACACACAGAATAGAGGAAGTAGTCAAATGCaagctggcagaggcagaaacaaaagcatctgGAAATTTGCAGTTTTATAAGGAAAAAGTTCAAAATTGCCATTTACCTTTGAAAAAGGAGGTTGCAGGCAGCcatgaattaaagaaaaataaaaaaagagttttggctgaacaagagagagaaaggactTCCAAACAGAAGCATCTGTGCCTCACTGTGGAGGACTGGGATTTGTTAAATACCTACTGA
- the LRRC42 gene encoding leucine-rich repeat-containing protein 42 isoform X2: MSYCLHSESHLDTGPIYVRENGKLHMVNQDAGGIQNVTPKPRPFRLFSRGFSVELCMNREDDRARRQRTDHFIFTYTKEGNLRYSAKSLFSLVLGYISDNVDHIDSLIGFPEQIAEKLFSAAEARQKFTEPVTGLRALQKFTEAYGNLVLCSLCLRNSVKRLLLKDNSLSDAGLRRMTAPVRVLKKGLENLLVLDLSCNPKITDVGIGYLLSFKKLNCLDISGTSLKDVNAVIKRIQIQIGLVHSKVPLKEFDHSNCKTEGWAEQTVLQWEQAVMEAIKPQDNLRSRTAALHFYGKTHRIEEVVKCKLAEAETKASGNLQFYKEKVQNCHLPLKKEVAGSHELKKNKKRVLAEQERERTSKQKHLCLTVEDWDLLNTY, from the exons ATGTCTTACTGTCTCCACTCAGAAAGCCACTTGGATACTGGGCCAATATACGTGCGCGAAAATGGGAAGCTGCACATGGTAAATCAGGATGCAGGTGGCATACAGAATGTCACTCCCAAACCGAGACCTTTTAGGCTATTTTCCAGAGGATTTTCGGTGGAGCTTTGTATGAACAGGGAGGATGATAGGGCGAGGAGACAGAGGACTGATCATTTCATCTTCACGTACACTAAGGAGGGGAACCTCCGGTACTCGGCCAAGTCTCTCTTCAGCCTAGTGCTGGGTTACATTTCTGACAACGTTGATCACATTGACTCGTTGATTGGTTTCCCAGAGCAGATTGCTGAAAAGctcttttcagctgcagaagcaaGACAAAAGTTCACAGAACCGGTAACGGGACTGAGAGCTCTACAGAAGTTTACTGAAGCATATGGCAATTTGGTGCTATGTTCATTATGCTTACGGAATAG CGTAAAACGGCTTCTCCTGAAAGACAACTCTTTATCAGATGCAGGCCTTCGCAGAATGACGGCACCAGTACGAGTACTGAAAAAGGGACTTGAGAATCTTTTGGTATTAGACTTGTCCT GTAACCCTAAAATCACAGATGTGGGAATTGGATACCTTCTTTCCTTCAAGAAATTGAATTGTTTGGACATTTCTGGGACAAGTCTCAAG GACGTTAATGCCGTCATCAAGCGGATCCAAATACAGATTGGCCTCGTTCACTCAAAAGTGCCCCTGAAAGAATTTGATCATAGTAACTGCAAAACAGAGGGCTGGGCAGAACAG ACAGTTTTGCAGTGGGAGCAGGCAGTTATGGAGGCCATCAAGCCACAAGACAACTTGAGATCcaggacagcagctctgcacttcT aTGGCAAGACACACAGAATAGAGGAAGTAGTCAAATGCaagctggcagaggcagaaacaaaagcatctgGAAATTTGCAGTTTTATAAGGAAAAAGTTCAAAATTGCCATTTACCTTTGAAAAAGGAGGTTGCAGGCAGCcatgaattaaagaaaaataaaaaaagagttttggctgaacaagagagagaaaggactTCCAAACAGAAGCATCTGTGCCTCACTGTGGAGGACTGGGATTTGTTAAATACCTACTGA